TGGTCCGTTTCCTTTGCCTGTGGGGCCATGACATGAAGCGCAATACTCTATAAAGTAACCGCGTCCTGATTGTTCGCTCTCTGAGTAATTAAATTTAGCTAGCTCTTTTGGGCTTAGAGCCCAAGGTGCAGGTTGGTTATTAAATAATGATCCAACTGGGTTTTTATCAAAAAAAGCAGGAATAATCATAACGCCAACCACTATCAAGATAAAAAGTAATCCTATTAAAATGCCAATAATTTTCATGGGCAGCGGTTTGCTATTTTTACTATTACGGGTGTTCTTTGGCATAGTTCTCTCGTAGTGAAGTATTTACATATTTTGCACTAAGCCTTTTCTTTTAACCACAAAAAACTGCAAAATCAAATTTGTCATGTTATGGTTTGGTTCTGGCGGTATTTTAACCGTAATTTTATAAATTTATGAGTAGATTTGCTTTGGAGAAATTAATGTTATTTATAAATAAGTGTAAATATCAATCTAAAAAATCTGTGACAAAGTTATTAATGCTGAGTGCTTTACCATGTGCTTTGACATCAATGACGTCTTCTGCTGCGACATCTTTAATGGTGAGTGGACATGCTGGATTTGTTGGTGAATGGAGCAGGAATAACCCTCCAAATGCAATGTCTTTTTCTGCACTAAGAGTGCCCCTTGGCCTTACTCTTGAAGCTCGTCCAACAGATAATTTTTCTTTATTTCTTGGTTTTGAATATGCTTATAATAATTATCCAGGACCGAGTGTTTTTTTAGGACAAACAACAGCAACATCATCAAATAAACCAAATGCAAATGACAATGGCCTAAATTATCCCTTGCCATTTGCAAATACTGTTGGTGCATCCAATCCTTACTCACAAAGAGTTGATGCATTATTTATTAGCCAAGCTTATTTTTCTTATCAAACTTCTTTAGGACTAATTAGAGCTGGTAGAATGCCACGTCATTGGGGTCTAGGAATTTGGAAAAATGCTGAGTGGACGCCTTTTTCTGGTTTGCCTTCAACTTCTGATGCAGTTGCATTTACAGCAGACTTTAATTCGTTTGATGTAAATTTGTATTATGAAAAATACGCAGAAAGTGTTGGTGGTACTTCGATTGATGCAGAAGCGAATGCGTATACCGTTGAGGCAAAATTAAAATCTGATCCATCAGATGTGACAAGTTCTGGTGTTAGCCAAGAACTTGGTCTTTTGTATACTAAATTTAGCCATAACAAATCTAATACTGATTTAAATATTCTAGATGTTTATGCAAAATTTTACATATCAAAATTTTATCTTGGGGCTGAACTTCTTTATCCAACAGGAACTACACAAAGTCCTAATTATCGTTCATTAGGGGGTGCTGGGGAATGCAGCTCTTCAACTGGTCTTACTTGTAATAGTCAAAAAATATCTGCTTTTGCTTCTTTGTTAAAGGTTAAGTATCAATTTGATAGCGATAAATTTACTTCTATTGCTGCAACAGAAAAATCTCAAAATGTTCTTGGCACAGAAGAAAGAAAGATCTCAAATGTAGCGAGTTTAATGGCTGGATATGTAAGTGGAGGTAGTAATCAATTTGAATCTAGTATTGTTAGTAACTCTAATGAAATTAAAGCAATAAGTTTAAATTCAAATATTCAGCCTGCTATTTTGATGTTTAATAGTACCACTCCTGCAGTAAATGGAATGCCTGGCGGTATGTTAACAAATACTACATTTGTACGCTTAGACTATACTTATGAAAATCCTAATTATGGTTCGTTTTCTCCTGCCTTTATATGGGGA
This region of Spirobacillus cienkowskii genomic DNA includes:
- a CDS encoding cytochrome c, which codes for MPKNTRNSKNSKPLPMKIIGILIGLLFILIVVGVMIIPAFFDKNPVGSLFNNQPAPWALSPKELAKFNYSESEQSGRGYFIEYCASCHGPTGKGNGPLSVNLRKRIPNFLSPSAKYINGFEKDLLFKTINEGIPNSEMPKFNYIPQLAKENIVEYLLHLKKYQNMY